In a single window of the Hippoglossus hippoglossus isolate fHipHip1 chromosome 7, fHipHip1.pri, whole genome shotgun sequence genome:
- the itih6 gene encoding inter-alpha-trypsin inhibitor heavy chain H6 isoform X1 has product MDAVHVTIRCLLVLFTFYVQGGLSGDYEAHLGANIRLQRVKRQSKPTKPVLEVTDFHVRCSVASRYAVTTIQSSVWNQLPVVKEAAFEVDLPSSAFISNFSITSNGKVYVAQVTERAAARKIYDAAKKQGKTAGLVATKEREIEKFRVAVSVPSGAHMSFSLSYEELLPRRLGRYELSLGLRPGQPVQNLTLDVGITERTGISFIKVLPLKTSRLLSNTAKGEAGDAPASTQVEQSSGCARVRYSPTLQQQNSISPRGLDADFIVQYDVDLRDVLGDVQVYDGYFVHYFAPRGLPVVPKDVIFVIDVSGSMIGTKIKQTKQAMSTILADLREGDHFNIITFSDKVHTWRKGRTVRATRQNVRDAREFVKRIIAEGWTNINAALLSAAQLVNPPSFGSSNHHSSRRVPLVIFLTDGEATIGVTAGDTILNNAKKALGSASLFGLAFGDDADLLLLKRLSLDNRGVARMVYEEADAALQLKGFYDEVASPLLSDIQLSYLDDQAFDITRSMFPNYFQGSELVVAGRVKPGVKDFQVSMSATDSKQRVNMENDVMVSQAQGNESAGSLDCPGALEGVSSFVQRLWAYYTIKELLLAKLNTSDPAAQRLLADKATNLSLKYNFVTPVTSLVVVKPDADEAAPTPTTAKPTTAATITTTGTTTATTKLPADGGAKKQSAASNSRPSKTRPDSLQLPPHRKSSSPTSTARTSSRKTTTTTVPSSVKTAPAPLSGRKNDSRSGSPPPAGKISTPLLRALKTAAPPAPGKLSSTLQPNAMKTTTPSTPAFTTASPLSSVRSDPAPLTGRHLTPQPNTSRTALPPVRATAPPTEVENSSTSAPDVPQPGNITSLPEPSSPLTSPPPPAPAVEDNDTNAVGEPEISFATLVSATFAPMPGVTDGPRLWEAAGLLDVSTSIQIQRKDIDLVKDYEATYDYDYDLNYDAWDDSADTGSFVLGSEEDCPSVECLVLLEPPSRLSTVRVFSSSVDGDPHFVLQLPKLHQNLCFTVDGRADDVLRLLEDPDRGIIVDGHLVGAPSKHGSEDRSRTYFDRLTISTAAGGIVITVSLDAVVVEGEGRDVLPINQQGSVLRQGVAVAVDNHQSCWIELARDVRFLVLFHRYKHPSYLQMAHLGFYITDGRGLSASTQGLLGQFQHADMSVTGVKGRVDVGADRANREGVSARGVLRWGSEHVPVTLQDKTLKDSVRRRHLGKCWVVPKAEVHRLLGHPYESYVVDHV; this is encoded by the exons ATGGACGCGGTCCACGTAACCATCCGGTGCCTTTTGGTTCTCTTCACTTTTTACGTGCAAGGAGGATTGTCGGGGGATTACGAAGCTCACCTCGGAGCGAATATTCGTTTACAG AGAGTGAAACGTCaaagcaaaccaacaaaaccaGTG CTGGAGGTGACAGACTTCCACGTCCGGTGTTCAGTGGCGTCCCGATACGCCGTGACCACGATCCAGAGCTCAgtgtggaaccagctccccgTCGTCAAGGAGGCTGCGTTCGAGGTGGACCTGCCCTCGTCTGCGTTCATCTCCAACTTCAGCAT CACCTCCAACGGGAAGGTGTATGTGGCCCAGGTGACGGAAAGAGCTGCCGCCAGGAAAATATACGACGCTGCTAAGAAGCAAGGAAAGACTGCAGGACTTGTTGCTACCAA agagagggagattgaGAAGTTCCGTGTGGCAGTGAGCGTCCCGTCAGGAGCTCACAtgtccttctctctgtcctaCGAGGAGCTGCTGCCTCGACGGCTCGGCCGCTACGAGCTCAGTTTGGGTCTGAGGCCCGGACAGCCCGTGCAGAACCTGACGTTAGACGTGGGTATAACGGAGCGGACGGGCATCAGCTTCATCAAAGTCCTTCCCCTCAAGACGAGCCGGCTGCTCTCCAACACGGCGAAAG GTGAAGCAGGCGACGCTCCGGCCTCCACTCAGGTCGAGCAGAGCTCCGGCTGCGCTCGGGTTCGCTACAGCCCgacgctgcagcagcagaacagcaTCTCCCCCAGGGGTCTCGATGCAGACTTCATCGTTCAGTACGACGTGGACCTCAGAGACGTCTTAGGTGATGTCCAG GTGTATGACGGCTACTTTGTGCATTACTTTGCACCCAGGGGGCTTCCTGTGGTTCCTAAGGATGTTATATTTGTCATAGATGTCAGTGGCTCAATGATAGGCACCAAGATAAAACAG ACCAAACAGGCCATGAGCACCATCCTGGCGGACCTGAGAGAGGGAGACCACTTCAACATCATCACCTTCTCAGACAAGGTCCACACGTGGAGGAAAGGACGAACGGTGCGGGCGACTCGGCAGAATGTGCGAGACGCCAGAGAGTTTGTGAAGAGGATCATTGCTGAAGGAT GGACCAACATCAACGCAGCTCTGCTCTCAGCGGCCCAGCTCGTCAATCCTCCTTCCTTCGGCTCGTCCAACCACCACTCGTCTCGTCGCGTCCCTCTGGTCATTTTCCTCACAGACGGGGAAGCCACCATTGGAGTAACAGCTGGTGACACCATCCTCAATAACGCCAAGAAGGCCCTGGGCTCAGCCTCTCTGTTCGGTCTGGCCTTTGGCGACGACgcagacctcctcctcctgaaacGCTTGTCGCTGGACAACCGAGGCGTCGCCAGGATGGTGTACGAGGAGGCAGACGCGGCTCTGCAGCTGAAGGGCTTCTACGATGAGGTCGCCAGCCCTTTGCTCTCGGACATCCAGCTGTCCTACCTGGACGATCAGGCGTTTGACATCACGCGCTCCATGTTCCCCAACTACTTCCAGGGCTCTGAGTTGGTCGTGGCCGGGAGAGTTAAACCGGGGGTGAAAGATTTCCAGGTGTCGATGTCGGCCACTGATTCAAAGCAACGTGTCAACATGGAGAACGATGTGATGGTCTCTCAGGCGCAGGGGAACGAGAGCGCAGGTTCGCTGGACTGTCCGGGCGCTTTGGAAGGCGTCTCCAGCTTTGTGCAGCGCCTCTGGGCGTATTACACCATCAAAGAGCTGCTACTGGCCAAACTCAACACCAGTGACCCCGCGGCGCAGAGGCTCCTGGCCGACAAGGCCACAAATCTCTCCCTCAAATACAACTTTGTAACGCCGGTCACCTCTTTAGTTGTAGTTAAGCCCGACGCAGACGAAGCGGCTCCAACTCCTACCACTGCGAAACCCACCACAGCAGCCACTATAACCACAACTGGGACGACGACTGCTACGACCAAACTACCAGCTGACGGCGGCGCGAAGAAGCAGAGCGCAGCGTCGAACTCCAGGCCGAGCAAAACCAGACCAGACTCTCTTCAGCTGCCTCCGCATAGGAAAAGCTCATCCCCAACTTCTACAGCGAGAACCTCGTCCAGGAAAACAACCACGACCACAGTTCCCAGTTCTGTTAAAACTGCCCCAGCACCATTATCTGGTAGAAAGAACGATTCTAGAAgtggctctcctcctcctgctgggaAGATTTCCACGCCTCTGCTTCGAGCTCTGAAAACTGCGGCACCGCCTGCACCTGGAAAACTCTCCAGCACCCTCCAGCCCAACGCCATGAAAACCACCACCCCCTCCACGCCAGCTTTCACCACCGCATCCCCGCTCAGCTCGGTCAGAAGCGACCCTGCGCCCCTGACAGGGAGACACCTCACCCCACAGCCCAACACGTCCAGGACGGCTCTACCCCCTGTCAGAGCGACAGCGCCCCCTACAGAGGTGGAGAACAGCAGCACGTCTGCTCCAGATGTTCCTCAGCCTGGAAACATCACCTCCCTGCCTGAGCCGTCGTCTCCGCTCACCTCACCGCCCCCCCCGGCACCGGCTGTGGAGGACAACGACACGAATGCAGTCGGTGAACCAGAAATCAGCTTCGCCACCCTGGTGTCGGCGACCTTCGCTCCCATGCCCGGTGTGACAGACGGGCCCCGGCTGTGGGAGGCAGCAGGGCTTCTGG ATGTCTCCACTTCCATCCAGATCCAGAGAAAAG ATATTGACCTTGTGAAAG ACTACGAAGCTACTTACGACTACGACTACGACCTCAACTATGACGCCT GGGACGATTCTGCCGACACGGGATCCTTCG TGCTTGGGAGTGAGGAGGACTGTCCTTCAGTTGAATGTCTTGTGCTTTTAGAACCTCCGTCCAGGCTGAGCACCGTGAGGGTCTTCTCCTCGTCAG TCGATGGAGATCCACATTTTGTGCTCCAGCTGCCGAAGCTGCATCAGAACCTGTGTTTCACGGTGGACGGCCGAGCCGATGATGTTCTCAGGCTGTTGGAGGACCCAGACAGAG ggATCATAGTGGACGGTCACCTGGTCGGGGCTCCATCCAAACACGGCTCCGAGGACCGGTCCCGGACCTACTTCGACCGCCTCACCATCTCCACGGCCGCAGGAGGAATCGTGATCACGGTGTCACTGGACGCTGTGGTGGTGGAAGGAGAAGGGCGGGACGTCCTGCCCATCAATCAGCAGGGCTCGGTGCTGAGGCAGGGGGTGGCGGTCGCCGTGGACAACCATCAGAGCTGCTGGATCGAGCTGGCCAGGGATGTTCGATTCCTGGTCCTGTTCCACCGCTATAAACACCCCAGTTACCTTCAGATGGCTCACCTGGGTTTTTACATCACCGACGGACGAGGGCTGTCCGCCTCAACCCAAGGCCTTCTGG
- the itih6 gene encoding inter-alpha-trypsin inhibitor heavy chain H6 isoform X2, producing MDAVHVTIRCLLVLFTFYVQGGLSGDYEAHLGANIRLQRVKRQSKPTKPVLEVTDFHVRCSVASRYAVTTIQSSVWNQLPVVKEAAFEVDLPSSAFISNFSITSNGKVYVAQVTERAAARKIYDAAKKQGKTAGLVATKEREIEKFRVAVSVPSGAHMSFSLSYEELLPRRLGRYELSLGLRPGQPVQNLTLDVGITERTGISFIKVLPLKTSRLLSNTAKGEAGDAPASTQVEQSSGCARVRYSPTLQQQNSISPRGLDADFIVQYDVDLRDVLGDVQVYDGYFVHYFAPRGLPVVPKDVIFVIDVSGSMIGTKIKQTKQAMSTILADLREGDHFNIITFSDKVHTWRKGRTVRATRQNVRDAREFVKRIIAEGWTNINAALLSAAQLVNPPSFGSSNHHSSRRVPLVIFLTDGEATIGVTAGDTILNNAKKALGSASLFGLAFGDDADLLLLKRLSLDNRGVARMVYEEADAALQLKGFYDEVASPLLSDIQLSYLDDQAFDITRSMFPNYFQGSELVVAGRVKPGVKDFQVSMSATDSKQRVNMENDVMVSQAQGNESAGSLDCPGALEGVSSFVQRLWAYYTIKELLLAKLNTSDPAAQRLLADKATNLSLKYNFVTPVTSLVVVKPDADEAAPTPTTAKPTTAATITTTGTTTATTKLPADGGAKKQSAASNSRPSKTRPDSLQLPPHRKSSSPTSTARTSSRKTTTTTVPSSVKTAPAPLSGRKNDSRSGSPPPAGKISTPLLRALKTAAPPAPGKLSSTLQPNAMKTTTPSTPAFTTASPLSSVRSDPAPLTGRHLTPQPNTSRTALPPVRATAPPTEVENSSTSAPDVPQPGNITSLPEPSSPLTSPPPPAPAVEDNDTNAVGEPEISFATLVSATFAPMPGVTDGPRLWEAAGLLDVSTSIQIQRKDIDLVKDYEATYDYDYDLNYDAWDDSADTGSFEPPSRLSTVRVFSSSVDGDPHFVLQLPKLHQNLCFTVDGRADDVLRLLEDPDRGIIVDGHLVGAPSKHGSEDRSRTYFDRLTISTAAGGIVITVSLDAVVVEGEGRDVLPINQQGSVLRQGVAVAVDNHQSCWIELARDVRFLVLFHRYKHPSYLQMAHLGFYITDGRGLSASTQGLLGQFQHADMSVTGVKGRVDVGADRANREGVSARGVLRWGSEHVPVTLQDKTLKDSVRRRHLGKCWVVPKAEVHRLLGHPYESYVVDHV from the exons ATGGACGCGGTCCACGTAACCATCCGGTGCCTTTTGGTTCTCTTCACTTTTTACGTGCAAGGAGGATTGTCGGGGGATTACGAAGCTCACCTCGGAGCGAATATTCGTTTACAG AGAGTGAAACGTCaaagcaaaccaacaaaaccaGTG CTGGAGGTGACAGACTTCCACGTCCGGTGTTCAGTGGCGTCCCGATACGCCGTGACCACGATCCAGAGCTCAgtgtggaaccagctccccgTCGTCAAGGAGGCTGCGTTCGAGGTGGACCTGCCCTCGTCTGCGTTCATCTCCAACTTCAGCAT CACCTCCAACGGGAAGGTGTATGTGGCCCAGGTGACGGAAAGAGCTGCCGCCAGGAAAATATACGACGCTGCTAAGAAGCAAGGAAAGACTGCAGGACTTGTTGCTACCAA agagagggagattgaGAAGTTCCGTGTGGCAGTGAGCGTCCCGTCAGGAGCTCACAtgtccttctctctgtcctaCGAGGAGCTGCTGCCTCGACGGCTCGGCCGCTACGAGCTCAGTTTGGGTCTGAGGCCCGGACAGCCCGTGCAGAACCTGACGTTAGACGTGGGTATAACGGAGCGGACGGGCATCAGCTTCATCAAAGTCCTTCCCCTCAAGACGAGCCGGCTGCTCTCCAACACGGCGAAAG GTGAAGCAGGCGACGCTCCGGCCTCCACTCAGGTCGAGCAGAGCTCCGGCTGCGCTCGGGTTCGCTACAGCCCgacgctgcagcagcagaacagcaTCTCCCCCAGGGGTCTCGATGCAGACTTCATCGTTCAGTACGACGTGGACCTCAGAGACGTCTTAGGTGATGTCCAG GTGTATGACGGCTACTTTGTGCATTACTTTGCACCCAGGGGGCTTCCTGTGGTTCCTAAGGATGTTATATTTGTCATAGATGTCAGTGGCTCAATGATAGGCACCAAGATAAAACAG ACCAAACAGGCCATGAGCACCATCCTGGCGGACCTGAGAGAGGGAGACCACTTCAACATCATCACCTTCTCAGACAAGGTCCACACGTGGAGGAAAGGACGAACGGTGCGGGCGACTCGGCAGAATGTGCGAGACGCCAGAGAGTTTGTGAAGAGGATCATTGCTGAAGGAT GGACCAACATCAACGCAGCTCTGCTCTCAGCGGCCCAGCTCGTCAATCCTCCTTCCTTCGGCTCGTCCAACCACCACTCGTCTCGTCGCGTCCCTCTGGTCATTTTCCTCACAGACGGGGAAGCCACCATTGGAGTAACAGCTGGTGACACCATCCTCAATAACGCCAAGAAGGCCCTGGGCTCAGCCTCTCTGTTCGGTCTGGCCTTTGGCGACGACgcagacctcctcctcctgaaacGCTTGTCGCTGGACAACCGAGGCGTCGCCAGGATGGTGTACGAGGAGGCAGACGCGGCTCTGCAGCTGAAGGGCTTCTACGATGAGGTCGCCAGCCCTTTGCTCTCGGACATCCAGCTGTCCTACCTGGACGATCAGGCGTTTGACATCACGCGCTCCATGTTCCCCAACTACTTCCAGGGCTCTGAGTTGGTCGTGGCCGGGAGAGTTAAACCGGGGGTGAAAGATTTCCAGGTGTCGATGTCGGCCACTGATTCAAAGCAACGTGTCAACATGGAGAACGATGTGATGGTCTCTCAGGCGCAGGGGAACGAGAGCGCAGGTTCGCTGGACTGTCCGGGCGCTTTGGAAGGCGTCTCCAGCTTTGTGCAGCGCCTCTGGGCGTATTACACCATCAAAGAGCTGCTACTGGCCAAACTCAACACCAGTGACCCCGCGGCGCAGAGGCTCCTGGCCGACAAGGCCACAAATCTCTCCCTCAAATACAACTTTGTAACGCCGGTCACCTCTTTAGTTGTAGTTAAGCCCGACGCAGACGAAGCGGCTCCAACTCCTACCACTGCGAAACCCACCACAGCAGCCACTATAACCACAACTGGGACGACGACTGCTACGACCAAACTACCAGCTGACGGCGGCGCGAAGAAGCAGAGCGCAGCGTCGAACTCCAGGCCGAGCAAAACCAGACCAGACTCTCTTCAGCTGCCTCCGCATAGGAAAAGCTCATCCCCAACTTCTACAGCGAGAACCTCGTCCAGGAAAACAACCACGACCACAGTTCCCAGTTCTGTTAAAACTGCCCCAGCACCATTATCTGGTAGAAAGAACGATTCTAGAAgtggctctcctcctcctgctgggaAGATTTCCACGCCTCTGCTTCGAGCTCTGAAAACTGCGGCACCGCCTGCACCTGGAAAACTCTCCAGCACCCTCCAGCCCAACGCCATGAAAACCACCACCCCCTCCACGCCAGCTTTCACCACCGCATCCCCGCTCAGCTCGGTCAGAAGCGACCCTGCGCCCCTGACAGGGAGACACCTCACCCCACAGCCCAACACGTCCAGGACGGCTCTACCCCCTGTCAGAGCGACAGCGCCCCCTACAGAGGTGGAGAACAGCAGCACGTCTGCTCCAGATGTTCCTCAGCCTGGAAACATCACCTCCCTGCCTGAGCCGTCGTCTCCGCTCACCTCACCGCCCCCCCCGGCACCGGCTGTGGAGGACAACGACACGAATGCAGTCGGTGAACCAGAAATCAGCTTCGCCACCCTGGTGTCGGCGACCTTCGCTCCCATGCCCGGTGTGACAGACGGGCCCCGGCTGTGGGAGGCAGCAGGGCTTCTGG ATGTCTCCACTTCCATCCAGATCCAGAGAAAAG ATATTGACCTTGTGAAAG ACTACGAAGCTACTTACGACTACGACTACGACCTCAACTATGACGCCT GGGACGATTCTGCCGACACGGGATCCTTCG AACCTCCGTCCAGGCTGAGCACCGTGAGGGTCTTCTCCTCGTCAG TCGATGGAGATCCACATTTTGTGCTCCAGCTGCCGAAGCTGCATCAGAACCTGTGTTTCACGGTGGACGGCCGAGCCGATGATGTTCTCAGGCTGTTGGAGGACCCAGACAGAG ggATCATAGTGGACGGTCACCTGGTCGGGGCTCCATCCAAACACGGCTCCGAGGACCGGTCCCGGACCTACTTCGACCGCCTCACCATCTCCACGGCCGCAGGAGGAATCGTGATCACGGTGTCACTGGACGCTGTGGTGGTGGAAGGAGAAGGGCGGGACGTCCTGCCCATCAATCAGCAGGGCTCGGTGCTGAGGCAGGGGGTGGCGGTCGCCGTGGACAACCATCAGAGCTGCTGGATCGAGCTGGCCAGGGATGTTCGATTCCTGGTCCTGTTCCACCGCTATAAACACCCCAGTTACCTTCAGATGGCTCACCTGGGTTTTTACATCACCGACGGACGAGGGCTGTCCGCCTCAACCCAAGGCCTTCTGG
- the pfkfb1 gene encoding 6-phosphofructo-2-kinase/fructose-2,6-bisphosphatase 1 isoform X1 has translation MALTINASTEQQKLTQTPLLKIWVPWMGCSLNRRRGSSVPQFCNSPTVIVMVGLPARGKTYISKKLTRYLNWIGVPTKMFNVGQYRREAVKIYKNFEFFKPDNEEAMRIRKACAASALKDVTVYFTKEQGQVAVFDATNTTRERRASILSFAKEKGYKIFFVESICDDPEIIAENIKQVKFGSPDYVDRDVDEAKEDFIQRIECYRASYMSIDDEKDRKLSYIKIFDVGSRYLVNRVQDHIQSRIVYYLMNIHVTPRSIYLSRHGESELNLLGRIGGDSGLSPRGHKYANSLATFIKSQNIKDLKVWTSHMKRTIQTGEALGVQYEQWKALNEIDAGVCEELTYEEIQENFPEEFALRDQDKYRYRYPKGESYEDIVHRLEPVIMELERQENVLVICHQAIMRCLLAYLLDKPAVGLPYLRCPLHTVLKLTPIAYGCKVESFFLNIEAVNTHRERPENVDTNRDPEEALQTVPDHI, from the exons ATGGCTCTCACCATTAATGCGTCCACCGAGCAGCAAAAGCTCACCCAGACTCCTCTGCTCAAGATCTGGGTGCCTTGGATGGGCTGCAGCTTGAACCGCAGGAGGGGAT ccTCGGTGCCTCAGTTCTGTAACTCTCCCACGGTGATCGTGATGGTGGGTCTTCCTGCCAGAGGGAAGACGTACATATCCAAGAAGCTCACCCGCTACCTCAACTGGATCGGAGTTCCTACAAAAA TGTTTAACGTCGGCCAGTACCGAAGAGAGGCCGTCAAGATCTACAAGAACTTTGAGTTCTTTAAACCAGATAACGAGGAGGCCATGAGGATCCGCAA GGCCTGTGCAGCATCCGCCCTCAAAGACGTCACCGTCTACTTCACCAAGGAACAGGGACAAGTGGCC GTGTTTGATGCCACCAACACCACCAGGGAGAGGAGGGCCAGCATTCTGAGTTTTGCGAAGGAGAAAGGCTACAAG ATTTTCTTTGTGGAATCAATCTGTGATGACCCAGAGATCATTGCAGAGAATATCAAG CAAGTAAAGTTCGGGAGTCCAGATTACGTGGATCGTGACGTAGATGAAGCCAAGGAAGACTTCATCCAGCGCATCGAGTGTTACAGAGCCAGCTACATGTCGATAGACGACGAGAAAGACAG GAAGCTCTCCTACATCAAGATCTTCGACGTGGGCAGCAGATACCTGGTGAACCGGGTTCAGGACCACATTCAGAGCAGGATCGTCTACTACCTCATGAACATCCACGTCACGCCAAGGTCCATCTATCTGAGTCGCCACGGAGAGAGCGAACTCAACCTGCTGGGTCGCATCGGGGGAGACTCGGGCCTCTCGCCCAGAGGACACAAG tACGCCAACTCCTTGGCAACCTTCATCAAGAGTCAGAACATCAAGGACCTGAAGGTGTGGACGAGCCACATGAAGAGGACCATCCAGACGGGAGAGGCTCTGGGGGTCCAGTACGAACAGTGGAAGGCTCTCAATGAGATCGACGCC GGCGTGTGTGAGGAGCTCACCTACGAGGAGATTCAGGAGAATTTCCCAGAGGAGTTTGCCCTGAGAGACCAGGACAAGTATCGTTACCGTTACCCTAAGGGCGAA TCCTATGAGGACATCGTCCATCGTCTGGAGCCGGTCATCATGGAGCTGGAGCGGCAGGAGAACGTCCTGGTCATCTGTCACCAGGCTATAATGCGCTGCCTGTTGGCCTACCTCTTAGACAAACCTGCAG TTGGGCTGCCTTATCTGAGATGCCCCCTTCACACGGTGCTCAAACTCACACCCATAGCCTACG GGTGTAAGGTCGAGTCTTTCTTCCTcaacatcgaagcagtcaacacacacagagagaggccAGAG aacGTGGACACCAACAGAGACCCAGAGGAAGCTCTGCAGACGGTTCCTGATCACATATAG
- the pfkfb1 gene encoding 6-phosphofructo-2-kinase/fructose-2,6-bisphosphatase 1 isoform X2, whose protein sequence is MELPQLEHMRLRKCDSAASVPQFCNSPTVIVMVGLPARGKTYISKKLTRYLNWIGVPTKMFNVGQYRREAVKIYKNFEFFKPDNEEAMRIRKACAASALKDVTVYFTKEQGQVAVFDATNTTRERRASILSFAKEKGYKIFFVESICDDPEIIAENIKQVKFGSPDYVDRDVDEAKEDFIQRIECYRASYMSIDDEKDRKLSYIKIFDVGSRYLVNRVQDHIQSRIVYYLMNIHVTPRSIYLSRHGESELNLLGRIGGDSGLSPRGHKYANSLATFIKSQNIKDLKVWTSHMKRTIQTGEALGVQYEQWKALNEIDAGVCEELTYEEIQENFPEEFALRDQDKYRYRYPKGESYEDIVHRLEPVIMELERQENVLVICHQAIMRCLLAYLLDKPAVGLPYLRCPLHTVLKLTPIAYGCKVESFFLNIEAVNTHRERPENVDTNRDPEEALQTVPDHI, encoded by the exons ATGGAGCTTCCCCAGCTGGAACACATGAGGCTCCGCAAGTGTGACAGCGCAG ccTCGGTGCCTCAGTTCTGTAACTCTCCCACGGTGATCGTGATGGTGGGTCTTCCTGCCAGAGGGAAGACGTACATATCCAAGAAGCTCACCCGCTACCTCAACTGGATCGGAGTTCCTACAAAAA TGTTTAACGTCGGCCAGTACCGAAGAGAGGCCGTCAAGATCTACAAGAACTTTGAGTTCTTTAAACCAGATAACGAGGAGGCCATGAGGATCCGCAA GGCCTGTGCAGCATCCGCCCTCAAAGACGTCACCGTCTACTTCACCAAGGAACAGGGACAAGTGGCC GTGTTTGATGCCACCAACACCACCAGGGAGAGGAGGGCCAGCATTCTGAGTTTTGCGAAGGAGAAAGGCTACAAG ATTTTCTTTGTGGAATCAATCTGTGATGACCCAGAGATCATTGCAGAGAATATCAAG CAAGTAAAGTTCGGGAGTCCAGATTACGTGGATCGTGACGTAGATGAAGCCAAGGAAGACTTCATCCAGCGCATCGAGTGTTACAGAGCCAGCTACATGTCGATAGACGACGAGAAAGACAG GAAGCTCTCCTACATCAAGATCTTCGACGTGGGCAGCAGATACCTGGTGAACCGGGTTCAGGACCACATTCAGAGCAGGATCGTCTACTACCTCATGAACATCCACGTCACGCCAAGGTCCATCTATCTGAGTCGCCACGGAGAGAGCGAACTCAACCTGCTGGGTCGCATCGGGGGAGACTCGGGCCTCTCGCCCAGAGGACACAAG tACGCCAACTCCTTGGCAACCTTCATCAAGAGTCAGAACATCAAGGACCTGAAGGTGTGGACGAGCCACATGAAGAGGACCATCCAGACGGGAGAGGCTCTGGGGGTCCAGTACGAACAGTGGAAGGCTCTCAATGAGATCGACGCC GGCGTGTGTGAGGAGCTCACCTACGAGGAGATTCAGGAGAATTTCCCAGAGGAGTTTGCCCTGAGAGACCAGGACAAGTATCGTTACCGTTACCCTAAGGGCGAA TCCTATGAGGACATCGTCCATCGTCTGGAGCCGGTCATCATGGAGCTGGAGCGGCAGGAGAACGTCCTGGTCATCTGTCACCAGGCTATAATGCGCTGCCTGTTGGCCTACCTCTTAGACAAACCTGCAG TTGGGCTGCCTTATCTGAGATGCCCCCTTCACACGGTGCTCAAACTCACACCCATAGCCTACG GGTGTAAGGTCGAGTCTTTCTTCCTcaacatcgaagcagtcaacacacacagagagaggccAGAG aacGTGGACACCAACAGAGACCCAGAGGAAGCTCTGCAGACGGTTCCTGATCACATATAG